One Micromonospora sp. WMMD812 genomic window carries:
- a CDS encoding MCE family protein: protein MKPFRERNPVVVGAVGLAVIAATLLGSFQLDRLAALTGRSYEAAFSDASGLATGNEVRVAGVRVGAVTAVELARGAQPYVRVRFRVDDDGVRLGRETGATIRIKTVLGQKYLALAPAGPDRLPEGAQIPLDRTATPFDVVQAVTGLADTVDRVDTDQLAAAFRTLSETFADTPGSVNSSLVGLSRLSRTVAERDAELRELLGRARQVTDVLATRDEEFRKLVADGEALLAEVSRRRDAIHRLLVGTDELATELSGLVADNRAQLEPALRKLRDVVAVLQRNRDELAQTIQRMAPFVTAFANVVGNGRWFDSYVSGLLQPYVPTGGR, encoded by the coding sequence GTGAAACCCTTCCGCGAACGCAACCCGGTCGTCGTCGGCGCGGTCGGGCTGGCCGTGATCGCGGCGACCCTGCTCGGCTCCTTCCAGCTCGACCGGCTGGCCGCCCTCACCGGCCGGTCGTACGAGGCGGCCTTCTCCGACGCCAGCGGCCTCGCCACCGGCAACGAGGTCCGGGTGGCCGGGGTCCGGGTCGGCGCGGTGACCGCGGTCGAGCTGGCCCGCGGCGCGCAGCCGTACGTGCGGGTGCGGTTCCGGGTCGACGACGACGGCGTACGGCTCGGCCGGGAGACCGGCGCCACGATCCGGATCAAGACGGTGCTCGGCCAGAAGTACCTCGCGCTGGCCCCGGCCGGCCCGGACCGGCTGCCCGAGGGGGCGCAGATCCCGCTGGACCGCACCGCCACGCCGTTCGACGTGGTGCAGGCCGTCACCGGGCTGGCCGACACCGTCGACCGGGTCGACACCGACCAGCTCGCCGCCGCGTTCCGCACCCTCTCCGAGACGTTCGCCGACACCCCCGGCAGCGTCAACTCCTCGCTGGTCGGGCTCTCCCGGCTGTCCCGCACCGTCGCGGAGCGGGACGCCGAGCTGCGGGAGCTGCTCGGCCGGGCCCGTCAGGTGACGGACGTGCTGGCCACCCGGGACGAGGAGTTCCGCAAGCTGGTCGCCGACGGCGAGGCGCTGCTGGCCGAGGTCAGTCGTCGCCGGGACGCCATCCACCGGCTGCTGGTGGGCACCGACGAGCTGGCCACCGAGCTGTCCGGACTGGTCGCCGACAACCGCGCACAGCTGGAACCGGCGCTGCGCAAGCTGCGGGACGTGGTCGCCGTCCTGCAACGCAACCGCGACGAGCTGGCGCAGACCATCCAGCGGATGGCGCCGTTCGTGACCGCCTTCGCCAACGTGGTCGGCAACGGCCGCTGGTTCGACTCGTACGTCAGCGGGCTGCTCCAGCCCTACGTGCCGACGGGAGGACGCTGA
- a CDS encoding MCE family protein: MTGKTLAPLVKLLLFAAVTMLLTALLAQTLGAFPPGGVTYRARFTDVTGLLPGDDVRVAGVRVGKVGDIRVVDDTVAEVAFTVTTDLPVATSVRAKIRYRNLVGQRYLALTEGPGDGRPLRRDGLIPLAQTTPALDLTTLFNGFRPLFTALSPDDVNKLAYEIIQVFQGEGGTVTSLLQRTASLTNTLADRDAVIGRVVTNLNQVLATLAGRDAELDQTIAQVQQFVSGLAADRTAIGDALANLGGLTDVTAGLLHDARPPLAADVRALGDLAGTLDRNAAVIDGTLGRLPERYESLTRVASYGSWFNFYLCDFDGRVAVAGHAPLNPATLSAPAARCATGGSQ; the protein is encoded by the coding sequence ATGACCGGGAAGACGCTCGCCCCGCTGGTCAAGCTGCTGCTCTTCGCCGCGGTGACGATGCTGCTCACCGCGCTGCTCGCCCAGACCCTCGGCGCCTTTCCGCCCGGCGGGGTCACCTACCGGGCCCGGTTCACCGACGTGACCGGGCTGCTCCCCGGCGACGACGTCCGGGTCGCCGGCGTCCGCGTCGGCAAGGTCGGCGACATCCGGGTGGTCGACGACACCGTCGCCGAGGTGGCCTTCACGGTCACCACCGACCTGCCGGTGGCCACCAGCGTGCGCGCCAAGATCCGATACCGGAACCTGGTCGGCCAGCGGTACCTGGCGCTGACCGAGGGGCCGGGGGACGGCCGCCCGCTGCGGCGGGACGGGCTGATCCCGCTCGCCCAGACCACCCCGGCGCTGGACCTCACCACGCTGTTCAACGGCTTCCGGCCCCTGTTCACCGCGCTGAGCCCCGACGACGTCAACAAGCTCGCCTACGAGATCATCCAGGTGTTCCAGGGCGAGGGCGGCACGGTCACCAGCCTGCTGCAACGCACCGCCTCGCTGACCAACACGCTGGCCGACCGGGACGCCGTGATCGGCCGGGTGGTCACCAACCTCAACCAGGTCCTCGCCACGCTGGCCGGCCGGGACGCCGAGCTCGACCAGACGATCGCCCAGGTGCAGCAGTTCGTCTCCGGCCTCGCCGCGGACCGCACCGCGATCGGCGACGCGCTGGCCAACCTCGGCGGACTCACCGACGTGACCGCCGGACTGCTGCACGACGCTCGGCCGCCGCTCGCCGCCGACGTCCGCGCGCTGGGTGACCTCGCCGGCACCCTCGACCGGAACGCTGCCGTCATCGACGGCACCCTCGGCCGGCTGCCGGAGCGGTACGAGTCGCTGACCCGCGTCGCCTCCTACGGCTCCTGGTTCAACTTCTACCTCTGCGACTTCGACGGCCGGGTCGCGGTCGCCGGCCACGCCCCGCTCAACCCGGCGACCCTCAGCGCCCCGGCCGCCCGCTGCGCCACCGGAGGAAGCCAGTGA
- a CDS encoding MCE family protein, with translation MRHRILGIAFIAVLTAALTASVLHYRKAFTPVAWVTLHADRAGLQLTEGADVKVRGVLVGEVRSVRSGGDGAVLRLALDPDRTGRIPADVTARLLPKTLFGERYVELVPPVAGGAGSIRDGAVIGQDRSTTAVELERVLDEALPLLQSIRPDQLAATLGALATALDGRGEQLGANVERLGAYLSQLNPALPTITEDVRKLATVLDSYDAALPDLLALLRDVTVTARTVADQRTQLAAFLADTTGTAEATEGFLDRHGDQLIRLGAVSRPVLELLATYAPEYPCLMDGLVTLQPRVEEVFAGGRMHITLEVTKDGGPYEPGRDEPVYGARNGPQCYGLPHPKVPAPEHPVNDGYDYSGERPRPLLPVGVPAAAGKQPPAPARVAVPTGDGVPAEMGRAATGEERSLVKPLIGALTGTLPAEVPDIAVLLWGPLLRGGVVTER, from the coding sequence ATGAGACATCGCATCCTCGGCATCGCCTTCATCGCCGTACTGACCGCGGCGCTGACCGCTTCGGTGCTGCACTACCGCAAGGCGTTCACCCCGGTCGCCTGGGTCACCCTGCACGCCGACCGCGCCGGCCTCCAACTCACCGAGGGCGCCGACGTCAAGGTACGCGGCGTGCTGGTCGGCGAGGTGCGTTCGGTGCGCAGCGGCGGCGACGGCGCCGTGCTCCGGCTGGCCCTCGACCCGGACCGCACCGGCCGGATCCCCGCCGACGTGACCGCCCGCCTGCTGCCCAAGACGCTCTTCGGCGAGCGCTACGTCGAGCTGGTCCCGCCGGTCGCCGGCGGCGCCGGGTCGATCCGCGACGGCGCCGTCATCGGCCAGGACCGCAGCACCACCGCGGTGGAGCTGGAGCGGGTGCTCGACGAGGCGCTGCCGCTGTTGCAGTCGATCCGCCCCGACCAGCTCGCCGCGACGCTGGGCGCGCTCGCCACCGCCCTCGACGGACGGGGCGAGCAACTCGGGGCGAACGTCGAGCGGCTGGGCGCGTACCTGAGCCAGCTCAACCCGGCCCTGCCCACCATCACCGAGGACGTCCGGAAGCTCGCCACCGTGCTGGACAGCTACGACGCGGCCCTGCCCGACCTGCTGGCCCTCCTGCGCGACGTGACGGTCACCGCGCGCACCGTCGCCGACCAGCGGACCCAGCTCGCCGCGTTCCTCGCCGACACCACCGGCACCGCCGAGGCGACCGAGGGCTTCCTCGACCGGCACGGCGACCAGCTTATCCGACTCGGGGCGGTCAGCCGGCCGGTGCTGGAACTGCTCGCCACGTACGCCCCGGAGTACCCGTGCCTCATGGACGGCCTGGTCACCCTGCAACCACGGGTCGAGGAGGTCTTCGCCGGCGGGCGGATGCACATCACCCTGGAGGTGACCAAAGACGGCGGGCCGTACGAGCCGGGCCGGGACGAGCCGGTGTACGGCGCGCGCAACGGCCCGCAGTGCTACGGCCTGCCGCATCCGAAGGTGCCGGCGCCCGAGCACCCGGTCAACGACGGCTACGACTACTCCGGCGAGCGCCCCCGCCCGCTGCTGCCGGTCGGCGTGCCGGCGGCGGCCGGGAAGCAACCCCCGGCCCCGGCCCGGGTGGCGGTGCCCACCGGCGACGGCGTCCCCGCCGAGATGGGCCGGGCCGCCACCGGTGAGGAGCGATCCCTGGTCAAACCGCTCATCGGCGCGCTCACCGGCACCCTGCCGGCGGAGGTGCCGGACATCGCGGTCCTGCTCTGGGGTCCGCTGCTGCGCGGCGGGGTGGTGACCGAGCGATGA
- a CDS encoding ABC transporter permease: MAVLRLLDALGGQLAFYLRAFAWTPRTVRRYKREVVRLLAEISFGTGALAVLGGTVGVICFLTFFTGTEVGLQGYQALNQIGSSAFTGFVSAYFNTREISPLVAALALSATVGCGFTAQLGAMRISEEVDALEVMGVPSLPFLVTTRMIAGFIAVIPLYVVGLLASYLATRTIAVFYFGQSAGTYDYYFHLFLPPGDVLWSFAKVLVFSVIVVLVHCWYGYTASGGPAGVGVAVGRAVRLAIVAVNIVDFFLSLAIWGATTTVRIAG, from the coding sequence GTGGCGGTGCTGCGACTCCTCGACGCCCTCGGCGGCCAGCTCGCCTTCTACCTGCGCGCGTTCGCCTGGACCCCCCGCACGGTGCGCCGCTACAAGCGCGAGGTGGTCCGGCTGCTCGCCGAGATCAGCTTCGGCACCGGCGCGCTCGCCGTGCTCGGCGGCACGGTCGGCGTCATCTGCTTCCTCACCTTCTTCACCGGCACCGAGGTGGGGTTGCAGGGCTACCAGGCACTCAACCAGATCGGCAGCAGCGCGTTCACCGGCTTCGTGTCGGCGTACTTCAACACCCGGGAGATCTCGCCGCTGGTGGCCGCGCTGGCCCTGTCGGCCACCGTGGGCTGCGGATTCACCGCGCAGCTCGGCGCGATGCGGATCTCCGAGGAGGTGGATGCCCTGGAGGTGATGGGCGTGCCGTCGCTGCCGTTCCTGGTCACCACCAGGATGATCGCCGGGTTCATCGCGGTCATCCCGCTGTACGTGGTCGGCCTGCTCGCCAGCTACCTGGCCACCCGCACCATCGCGGTCTTCTACTTCGGACAGTCCGCGGGCACCTACGACTACTACTTCCACCTCTTCCTGCCCCCGGGCGACGTGCTCTGGTCCTTCGCCAAGGTGCTGGTGTTCAGCGTGATCGTGGTGCTCGTGCACTGCTGGTACGGCTACACCGCCAGCGGCGGGCCGGCCGGAGTGGGCGTGGCCGTCGGGCGGGCCGTCCGGTTGGCCATCGTGGCCGTCAACATCGTCGACTTCTTCCTGTCCCTGGCCATCTGGGGCGCGACCACCACCGTCCGGATCGCGGGGTGA
- a CDS encoding ABC transporter permease: MSAPITAVRRSGEFFAFCLDTLRALGRRPVQVREFVQQAWFISSVSILPAALVSIPFGAVIALQLGSLVRQLGAQSFTGAASVLAVVREAGPIVTALIIAGAGGSAICADLGSRKIREELDAMQVLGIDPIQRLVVPRVLASMLVAVLLNGLVSVVGVSGGYAFNVVLQGGTPGAYLASFQALGQLPDLLVGEVKALLFGAAAALVASYKGMTAKGGPKGVGDAVNQSVVITFMLLFALNFIVTAVYFQVVPQKGS; the protein is encoded by the coding sequence GTGAGCGCCCCGATCACCGCCGTACGCCGCTCCGGCGAGTTCTTCGCGTTCTGCCTCGACACGCTGCGCGCGCTCGGCCGCCGGCCGGTGCAGGTGCGGGAGTTCGTCCAGCAGGCCTGGTTCATCAGCTCGGTTTCCATCCTGCCGGCCGCGTTGGTGTCGATCCCGTTCGGCGCGGTCATCGCCCTCCAGCTCGGCTCGCTGGTCCGCCAGCTCGGGGCGCAGTCGTTCACCGGCGCCGCGTCGGTGCTGGCCGTCGTCCGGGAGGCCGGCCCGATCGTCACCGCGCTGATCATCGCCGGGGCGGGCGGCTCGGCCATCTGCGCCGACCTGGGCTCGCGGAAGATCCGCGAGGAGTTGGACGCCATGCAGGTCCTCGGCATCGACCCGATCCAGCGCCTGGTCGTGCCCCGGGTGCTCGCCTCCATGCTGGTCGCGGTGCTGCTCAACGGCCTGGTCAGCGTGGTCGGGGTGAGCGGCGGCTACGCCTTCAACGTGGTGTTGCAGGGCGGCACGCCGGGCGCGTACCTGGCCAGCTTCCAGGCCCTCGGGCAGCTACCCGACCTGCTGGTCGGCGAGGTCAAGGCGCTGCTGTTCGGCGCCGCCGCGGCGCTGGTGGCCTCGTACAAGGGGATGACCGCGAAGGGCGGGCCGAAGGGGGTCGGCGACGCGGTGAACCAGAGCGTGGTGATCACCTTCATGCTGCTGTTCGCGCTGAACTTCATCGTCACGGCCGTGTACTTCCAGGTCGTACCGCAGAAGGGAAGCTGA
- a CDS encoding ABC transporter ATP-binding protein → MGVEVAVRGLTKSFGGQPVWSDISLDLPAGEISVLLGPSGTGKSVFLKTLVGLLRPDRGSIVIEGRDLPRLSERALYEVRKLFGVLFQDGALFGSMTIYDNVAFPLREHTRKTEAEIRAVVTEKLDMVGLVGAERKLPGEISGGMRKRAGLARALVLDPQIILFDEPDSGLDPVRTAYLNQLIIDLNQRTDATFLIVTHDINTARTVPDNIGLIYHGHLAMFGPREMLLSSTEPVVRQFLNAQRIGPIGMAEEKDAEELEAEAQAGVELPPLPPIPLQLPPTDGRPRRAERPPGQWCRDHGVLPPPGSFAGHPQTAPDWRRPEAAPRGEPDRRAPEATSGEPDGHRTAGLIPEGGPR, encoded by the coding sequence ATGGGAGTCGAGGTGGCCGTGCGAGGGCTCACCAAGTCCTTCGGTGGCCAGCCCGTCTGGTCCGACATCAGCCTGGACCTCCCGGCCGGCGAGATCTCCGTCCTGCTCGGCCCGTCCGGCACCGGCAAGTCCGTGTTCCTCAAGACCCTGGTCGGGCTGCTCCGCCCGGACCGCGGCTCGATCGTCATCGAGGGCCGCGACCTGCCCCGACTCTCCGAACGCGCGCTGTACGAGGTCCGCAAGCTCTTCGGTGTGCTGTTCCAGGACGGCGCGCTGTTCGGTTCGATGACCATCTACGACAACGTGGCGTTCCCGCTGCGCGAGCACACCCGCAAGACCGAGGCGGAGATCCGCGCGGTGGTCACCGAGAAGCTGGACATGGTCGGGCTGGTCGGGGCCGAGCGAAAGCTGCCCGGCGAGATCTCCGGCGGCATGCGCAAACGGGCCGGGCTGGCCCGGGCGCTCGTCCTCGACCCGCAGATCATCCTGTTCGACGAGCCCGACTCGGGGCTGGACCCGGTGCGCACCGCGTACCTGAACCAGCTGATCATCGACCTCAACCAGCGCACCGACGCGACGTTCCTGATCGTCACGCACGACATCAACACCGCCCGCACGGTGCCGGACAACATCGGCCTGATCTACCACGGGCACCTGGCCATGTTCGGTCCGCGCGAGATGCTGCTCTCCAGCACCGAGCCGGTCGTGCGGCAGTTCCTGAACGCGCAGCGGATCGGCCCGATCGGCATGGCCGAGGAGAAGGACGCCGAGGAGCTCGAGGCCGAGGCGCAGGCGGGGGTCGAACTCCCGCCGCTGCCGCCCATCCCGCTCCAGCTGCCGCCCACCGACGGACGGCCGCGCCGCGCCGAGCGGCCGCCCGGGCAGTGGTGCCGCGACCACGGCGTCCTCCCGCCGCCGGGGTCCTTCGCCGGCCACCCGCAGACGGCGCCGGACTGGCGGCGCCCGGAGGCGGCACCGCGAGGGGAGCCGGACCGGCGGGCTCCGGAGGCGACGTCCGGCGAGCCGGACGGGCACCGCACAGCCGGGCTGATCCCCGAGGGCGGGCCCCGGTGA
- the shbA gene encoding RNA polymerase sigma factor ShbA, protein MTTTIEPELVSRAAQGDRTATAMLLADVRPGLVRYCRARLGRIGGAYTTADDVAQEICLAVLRALPRYREQGTPFSAFVYAIAGNKVADAQRAAVRAASVTADDPPPETPDAEPGPEQRAVATDLARRLSSLLGRLPDAQREIVVLRVAVGLSAEEVGAVVGMSAAAVRVAQSRALARLRTLAGDTLDEVAA, encoded by the coding sequence ATGACGACCACCATCGAGCCTGAGCTCGTCAGCCGGGCCGCCCAGGGTGACCGGACGGCCACGGCGATGCTGCTCGCCGACGTCCGCCCCGGGCTGGTCCGCTACTGCCGGGCCCGGCTCGGCCGGATCGGCGGCGCGTACACCACGGCCGACGACGTCGCCCAGGAGATCTGCCTGGCGGTGCTGCGCGCCCTGCCGCGCTACCGCGAGCAGGGCACACCGTTCTCCGCGTTCGTCTACGCCATCGCCGGGAACAAGGTGGCGGACGCGCAACGGGCGGCGGTCCGGGCGGCCTCGGTCACCGCCGACGACCCACCGCCGGAGACGCCCGACGCGGAGCCCGGCCCCGAGCAGCGGGCCGTCGCCACCGACCTCGCCCGCCGCCTGTCGAGCCTGCTCGGCCGGCTGCCGGACGCGCAACGGGAGATCGTCGTCCTCCGGGTGGCGGTGGGTCTCTCCGCCGAGGAGGTCGGCGCCGTCGTCGGCATGTCCGCCGCCGCCGTCCGGGTGGCCCAGTCCCGTGCGCTGGCCCGGCTCCGTACCCTGGCCGGCGACACACTCGACGAGGTGGCGGCATGA
- a CDS encoding anti-sigma-D factor RsdA: MTEQIRDGGDELDLATIARDDQLLDVLGHGGPGPADDEVAAMLAAWRADVDDDGEQRLVRAATEAPVPAATAATPISRGILRLAAAVVALLVLASGLGVGSRNAGPTSPLWSLTRVLYPEQAQVRTVEDGIARARAAVAAGRLDEARHLVREARRTLADVDDPAVATRLGADLDALDRALLAVPPVPPAAPSADPRTQAAPTTTPAPTGAAPAPAPATPRPTPSSERPGLPNIPSLPPLLPSPGRSGETPSLPLPSLPGLPLPTGIPLG; encoded by the coding sequence ATGACCGAGCAGATCCGGGACGGCGGTGACGAGCTGGACCTGGCGACGATCGCCCGGGACGATCAGCTCCTCGACGTGCTCGGCCACGGCGGGCCCGGGCCGGCCGACGACGAGGTCGCCGCGATGCTGGCCGCCTGGCGCGCGGACGTCGACGACGACGGCGAGCAACGACTGGTCCGGGCCGCCACCGAAGCCCCGGTCCCGGCGGCCACCGCGGCGACGCCGATCAGCCGGGGCATCCTGCGCCTCGCCGCCGCCGTCGTCGCTCTCCTGGTGCTCGCGAGCGGGCTCGGGGTGGGCAGCCGCAACGCCGGCCCGACCAGTCCGTTGTGGTCGCTGACCCGGGTGCTCTATCCGGAGCAGGCACAGGTGCGCACGGTCGAGGACGGCATCGCACGGGCCCGGGCGGCGGTGGCGGCGGGTCGCCTCGACGAGGCCCGCCACCTGGTGCGGGAGGCCCGTCGTACGCTCGCCGACGTCGACGATCCGGCCGTCGCGACCCGGCTGGGCGCCGACCTCGACGCGCTGGACCGCGCGCTGCTCGCGGTGCCGCCGGTCCCGCCGGCGGCGCCGTCGGCCGACCCCCGGACGCAGGCCGCGCCGACGACCACGCCGGCACCGACCGGCGCCGCACCCGCGCCCGCGCCCGCGACACCCCGGCCTACGCCGTCGTCGGAGCGGCCGGGTCTGCCGAACATCCCTTCGTTGCCACCGCTGCTGCCCAGCCCGGGCCGGAGCGGCGAGACCCCCAGCCTGCCGCTGCCGTCGCTGCCCGGATTGCCGCTGCCCACCGGCATCCCACTCGGCTGA
- a CDS encoding thiamine pyrophosphate-requiring protein: MNVAEHIVDRLRRWGVHRVYGYPGDGIGGVIAAIGDRDDVEFIQVRHEETAGFAATADVKFGGSPIGCCVVTSGPGALHALNGVYDALLDHVPVVAVLGQTALTALGGNYYQEIDLHSVYKDVGQAYIQTIADAAQVEHMVDRACRTALAAKAPTVLIVPSDVQDRPAMPQSPDAHGYFHTSTAPSTAVGAPPDADVARAAEVLNAGSRVALLVGAGALGQSELVRQVADRLGAGAAKALLGKTVLDDRLPWVTGSIGLLGTTASWELMRRCDTLLIIGSNMPYSEYYPAPGTARAVQIDRDGARCGLRYPTEVNLLGDAGATLAALLPRLDQQANTAWRDDVAGWKARWEQYSSERAKARAHPVNPEAVVRALSERLADDAMVAADCGTATSWYARDLQMRPTQLGSLAGLLLSMGGGMPYAIAAKTAHPDRPLLALIGDGAMQMNGVNELITVARHWQNWPNRQFVVLVLNNRSLAYVSWETRGTLGKKPDPASASLPDVPYAGWARLLGLDGARIEAPEQISAVVEAAFAADRPFVIDAVVDADVPLIPPHLTRDQIIQTMKAEFSGDPAFFTIAEDVVGESVVSTVKAEWHRLFHRSD, from the coding sequence ATGAACGTCGCCGAGCACATCGTGGACCGGTTGCGTCGCTGGGGTGTGCACCGCGTCTACGGCTACCCCGGCGACGGGATCGGCGGCGTCATCGCCGCCATCGGTGATCGCGATGACGTGGAGTTCATCCAGGTACGGCACGAGGAGACGGCGGGTTTCGCCGCCACGGCGGACGTCAAGTTCGGCGGCAGCCCGATCGGATGCTGTGTCGTCACCAGCGGTCCCGGCGCCCTGCACGCGCTCAACGGGGTCTACGACGCCCTGCTCGACCACGTGCCGGTCGTCGCGGTGCTCGGGCAGACCGCGTTGACGGCACTCGGCGGGAACTACTACCAGGAGATCGACCTGCACAGCGTCTACAAGGACGTCGGGCAGGCGTACATCCAGACCATCGCCGACGCCGCGCAGGTCGAGCACATGGTCGATCGCGCGTGCCGGACCGCCCTGGCGGCGAAGGCGCCGACCGTGCTGATCGTGCCGAGCGACGTGCAGGACCGGCCGGCGATGCCGCAGTCGCCCGACGCACACGGGTACTTCCACACCAGCACCGCGCCCAGCACCGCGGTGGGCGCCCCGCCGGACGCCGACGTGGCGAGGGCCGCGGAGGTGCTCAACGCGGGATCCCGGGTGGCCCTCCTCGTCGGCGCCGGCGCGCTCGGGCAGAGCGAACTGGTACGGCAGGTCGCCGACCGGCTCGGCGCGGGGGCGGCGAAGGCGCTGCTGGGCAAGACGGTCCTCGACGACCGGCTGCCCTGGGTGACCGGCTCCATCGGCCTGCTCGGCACCACCGCGAGCTGGGAGCTCATGCGCCGCTGCGACACCCTGCTGATCATCGGATCGAACATGCCCTACTCGGAGTACTACCCGGCGCCCGGGACCGCCCGGGCGGTGCAGATCGACCGGGACGGGGCACGGTGCGGCCTGCGCTATCCCACCGAGGTCAACCTGCTCGGTGACGCGGGCGCGACCCTGGCCGCGCTGCTGCCGCGGCTCGACCAGCAGGCGAACACGGCCTGGCGCGACGACGTCGCGGGATGGAAGGCGCGCTGGGAGCAGTACTCCAGCGAACGGGCGAAGGCCCGCGCCCACCCGGTCAACCCGGAGGCGGTGGTGCGGGCGCTCTCCGAACGGCTCGCCGACGACGCGATGGTGGCCGCCGACTGCGGCACCGCCACCAGTTGGTACGCGCGCGACCTGCAGATGCGTCCGACCCAGCTGGGCAGCCTCGCCGGGCTGTTGCTCTCCATGGGTGGCGGGATGCCGTACGCCATCGCGGCCAAGACCGCGCACCCGGACCGCCCGCTCCTGGCGCTCATCGGCGACGGCGCCATGCAGATGAACGGCGTCAACGAACTCATCACCGTCGCGCGCCACTGGCAGAACTGGCCCAATCGGCAGTTCGTCGTGCTCGTGCTCAACAACCGCAGCCTGGCGTACGTCTCCTGGGAGACCCGCGGGACGCTCGGCAAGAAACCCGATCCCGCCTCGGCCTCGCTCCCGGACGTGCCGTACGCCGGCTGGGCGCGCCTGCTCGGCCTCGACGGCGCGCGCATCGAGGCGCCCGAGCAGATCTCCGCGGTCGTCGAGGCGGCGTTCGCCGCGGACCGGCCCTTCGTCATCGACGCCGTGGTCGACGCCGACGTGCCCCTCATTCCGCCGCACCTGACGCGGGATCAGATCATCCAGACCATGAAAGCCGAGTTCTCCGGCGACCCCGCCTTCTTCACGATCGCCGAGGACGTCGTCGGCGAGTCGGTGGTCAGCACGGTCAAGGCGGAGTGGCACCGCCTCTTCCACCGGTCGGACTGA
- a CDS encoding LysE family translocator, translating into MPAHSVLAFWAVALLLIVIPGADWAFTLGTALRGGPVAAAVGGLVLGYTAMTLVVAAGTGALVAGTPLAMTVLTVAGGLYLVWLGVTTLVGPVPTPAGATSAGPVDAAPGAEGRDGRAHPAGWALLARGVGVSGLNPKALLLFVALLPQFTDARWDWPVAVQLGLLGLLFTLTCAIFYATMGRFARTVLRARPATARVVSRLSGVGMVAIGVSLLIEHLHH; encoded by the coding sequence ATGCCAGCCCACTCCGTGCTCGCCTTCTGGGCGGTAGCGCTCCTGCTCATCGTCATCCCCGGCGCCGACTGGGCGTTCACCCTCGGCACCGCGCTGCGCGGCGGACCGGTCGCCGCGGCGGTCGGTGGCCTGGTGCTCGGTTACACGGCGATGACCCTGGTGGTCGCCGCCGGGACGGGGGCCCTCGTCGCCGGAACACCCCTGGCCATGACCGTGCTCACCGTCGCCGGTGGCCTCTATCTCGTCTGGCTGGGTGTGACCACACTGGTCGGCCCGGTCCCGACCCCGGCGGGCGCCACGTCGGCCGGCCCGGTCGACGCCGCCCCGGGCGCCGAAGGCCGCGACGGGCGGGCGCACCCCGCCGGCTGGGCCCTCCTGGCCCGTGGCGTCGGGGTCAGCGGCCTGAACCCGAAGGCCCTGCTGCTCTTCGTCGCGTTGCTGCCGCAGTTCACCGACGCCCGGTGGGATTGGCCGGTCGCCGTCCAACTCGGACTGCTCGGGCTGCTGTTCACCCTCACCTGCGCGATCTTCTACGCCACGATGGGCCGCTTCGCCCGGACGGTGCTGCGCGCCCGGCCCGCCACCGCCCGCGTCGTCAGCCGCCTCTCGGGCGTGGGCATGGTCGCCATCGGCGTCAGCCTCCTGATCGAACACCTGCACCACTGA
- a CDS encoding Lrp/AsnC family transcriptional regulator → MDRIDRKILAELQTDGRLTVTDLAARVGLSVSPCHRRLRELERSGTIRGYRAVVNPSALGLTFEALLFVTMRQEDRDTLLAFEAAVAEVPNVVQAQRLFGDPDYLLRIVTADLGAYQRLEDDVLARLPGVQRLTSTLVMKNVVTERPLPA, encoded by the coding sequence ATGGACCGGATCGACCGGAAGATTCTTGCTGAGCTGCAGACCGACGGGCGGCTCACCGTCACCGACCTGGCGGCCCGCGTCGGGCTGTCCGTCTCCCCCTGCCACCGACGACTGCGCGAGTTGGAGCGCAGCGGCACGATCCGCGGCTACCGGGCCGTGGTGAACCCGTCCGCGCTGGGTCTGACCTTCGAGGCGCTGCTCTTCGTCACCATGCGGCAGGAGGACCGGGACACGTTGCTCGCCTTCGAGGCCGCCGTCGCCGAGGTGCCGAACGTGGTGCAGGCCCAGCGGCTCTTCGGCGACCCGGACTACCTGCTGCGCATCGTCACCGCCGACCTCGGCGCCTACCAGCGTCTGGAGGACGACGTCCTGGCCCGGTTGCCCGGGGTGCAGCGGCTGACCTCGACGCTGGTCATGAAGAACGTGGTCACGGAACGTCCGCTCCCCGCCTGA